GATGATTTTTGCCATGCGAAAAATAAATTGACTTGGAAGACTGTATAAAACTACAATCCCATAATTCCATTCGCCGTCTTTCCGATATCCCAGTAGCACCCATCTATGCCTTAACATCAGCTGTTCTGCCTGCCTACAGATCAGTGGCACCCCCCTGGAAGACGGACAAGCGTAAACCGGTGATATGATCCTTTTAATACTGGTCGTGAGCATCGCAGCGGCGACGTTACTGGCGATTTTATTTGCACCACAAATACGGTGAGTGGAACTCAACGCGATTTATAATATGAATGCTTCGCTGCACGGATAGATTGCTACTTGGTTGAAAGGACATCAATTACGTTGGAGCGATGCTGTCATTACAATCGGATTCATTtatatcacctgtgaattcaacCCAGCTTACTGTCATGGTAAACACTCATTATTTCAGAATACTCATTCTCTTAGAAATCAATTAAACTGAATGATGGAGCTGTGGGAGTTATTACAGAGATGACCCGGGAGTCTTCCTCAGCCGTTCGGGCCTATCAGCAGGCTGAGCGTGGGAGGAGTTTATGTACGCACAACTCCGCTATTGGTTCTCTGCGTACGGTGCTCGGTGACGTCAGTCGAACGACTCACTACAGTTCATGAGCCAAGTTTTTCTATGAATAATTAAGCCAAGCTGTCCATGTGGGCCTTAACCGAAACAGGACAAAACCGACCGAACCAGTCATCCAAATGAGGGACAGTCCAGGGTCTCTGGTGTTAATCAGGGGTCTTTATGCATTAACAGAAAATATGCAGCTGGGGGAGTGTGTCATTCTGCCGTTGTCCTGGATGGGAAGACAGTACTCATCACCGGGGCCAACACAGGGATTGGGAAGGAGACGGCCCTGGATTTGGCAATGCGAggtgaatttttaatttgaaatgcaaGAAGAAACTCACATGTGTGTCAATGATTGCAGCCCTCCACTCAGAGCGGGCCCCGCTTCAGAATCACAATCAGGATGACCTTTACCACCCCCACAGGGTCCTTTACACCTGTCCTGTCAGACCAATTAGaacactgtaaatagatttttttaaaagcagcatcAGGAAGAGAGGTGCATGTgcattctgttctattctattctattctattctattctattctattctattctattctattctataatAGAATAGgctagaatagaatagaataacctttattgtcattatatcAAATTCTATGTATTGAATACGATGAAATTAGGGTTCTGCTCCTTTGGTGCAtttgctaaaaaataaaaagagaaatatagacaaatatatataaaaatataataaataaacaaaataattcaataaaatgcaccaaTATAATCAGGTATAAACAATATTTAAGTCTGCGGTAATAATCTCTGAGGGTAATTGTGCCAGTGTGTCTTTGAGATTTGTGTTCTATGTGTCGGCTCACAGTTTTCTGacaaataaacaagcaaacCATTTGATGTAAAAGCATAAACTCCTGCGTGGAGAAAGTCAATTATTTTCCAGTAGTTGCTGTGTCATTCTGCCCACGGCAGCAGACGTGCAATCATTAGCATCAAACAGTTAAAGGTTTCCGATATTATGTGGATTTGCTAATTGTCTTTCAGTTATTGttcatttcatgtgtgtgtaacTATAATATCCTGTTCAGTCCCTGTTTAAACCAGCTTGATCAATATGCAACTCACCTATAGGGCGCTAGAGAGCTAATGGCCAAATGAATTATTGTCACCTATTTATGGACATAAAGGGTCTGAGATTGGCACATTTATGCACTTATAATATCTGTGGTGTAACCATTGTTGAAAAGAAGGTCAGGAAAAGATCATGGATTGATGTTTCTATATGAATCCAATGATTCCTTTAGAAGGAGAATTCTCATACTTTGACTCAGTTTCATGGTTGTTCATGAAACTAaacaaataactaaataaaaagcCTAATAAATATTGAAGACTGGAGAAACAATCTTCCTCATTCCTCATCCATGTGGATCAAAATTGGAATTGTTCTCCTATGTCATGCAATCGACCCTCCCATCGGTTTTCATCAGTGTTCCTGATGTCTGGAACAGGAGCTATTtccatctcctcttcttcagatTCTTTAGATTCTGATTAACAGGATCAgaatctgattctgattttgttAATTCACGCTTTTTCTGTTTCGTAGTCAAGCTGCTGCTTTTTCTTCCCGTGACAGGAGCACGGGTAATCATGGCGTGTCGAGACGTTGACAAAGGAGAGCAGGCTGCTGCTAGTATACGAAATGCATGTCCCAAAGCACGCGTGGAGGTTCGAGAGCTCGACTTAGCCGACACCTGTTCGATACGAGCCTTCGCACAGAAATTCCTGAAAGGTAAGAACAGACTGGCTGCTTGACACTCACATCCATTGACGTAGCAGCTATGATTCTTTAAAGTgatgtttcttcttcctcagagGTCAACCACCTCCACATCCTCATCAACAACGCTGGGGTGATGATGTGTCCCTACACCAAAACAGTTGATGGCTTCGAGATGCACATTGGAGTCAATCATTTGGGTAAACCTAAAGCTGAAGGTTTCGTCAGAAAAACAGTCCATGTGTTCAGCGCTGACTTGCTTGCCCTTCTTAACTTCTGACAGGGCACTTCCTGTTGACGTCCCTCCTGATTGGGCAGCTGAAGCGCAGCACGCCGGCCCGGATCGTGGTGGTCTCTTCTCTGGCACACAACTTTGGGTGGATCAGATTCCACGACATCCACAGCCAGGGAAGCTATAACAGCGGATTAGCTTACTGCCAAAGCAAACTGGCCAACGTGCTCTTTGCCAGGGAGTTGGCACGTCGACTCCAAGgtgaacagagacacacaaactctgGACTGGCTGCCCTGACATGAATAACGGTCGCTTTGTCCTGGCaagcttttttcttcttgtgaaatcagtattttaaagaaaaaacacacaagtggCATCCtatattttcaacatttcatgAAAGACACAGTAGGgtggagaagaaggaaaaaacttATATCCTCACAGCGATATTATTTTTTTCgctcttttatttttacacacacacaccaagaataaaaatgtactgtaacCTGAATTCAAGACCAATTTAGAGGATGTGAAAAAGAATTTGTTGGGGCTAAAAGATCACTTACATTGGAATTAGGAtgaaattaaaagagaaaataaagcaCCTTAATCTTGAGCTATGCTGGAGGTAATTTATAGGAAGCTAAAAAGCAAATTCCCATAATATTCCCCACAGTGATGCAgatacttttttccccccaacagGCACCGGTGTGACGGTGAACTCGGTCCACCCGGGGACGGTGAATTCTGATCTGACCAGACACTCCACTCTCATGACGATATTTTTCACCATCTTCTCCATGTTTCTAAAAACTCCTCGGGAAGGAGCGCAGACCAGCATCTACTGCGCTGTGGCAGAAGAGCTCCACTCTATCTCTGGGAAACACTTCAGGTATGTGCTCACAAGCTGGGAAAGATTCCCTTCAAGGACAGTTTGGGGACGAAAATGACCTATTTGTTAGTCTCTTCTTGGAATAAAGGAATGTCCCAAGGGTttttagcagtgtgtgtgtgcgttataATGAAAACAGTGTTTTGCTACAAGCTGAATGCAGAATGATCAACACCTTCACCCACATGTCACCTCTGGTTTCAGCGACTGCGCTCCCGCCTTCGTCGCCCCTCAGGGAAGAAGCGAGGAGACGGCGAGGAGACTGTGGGACGCCAGCTGTGAACTTCTTGGCATCGAGTGGGATTGACGGGCTACCAATCTGGGCTATCTCAGTTCTCAAATGGGTTCCTTAATCTTTGGTCATTTCAAGACATTTTGATGTTCTGTACTTTTTGAGTGTTTCTCACTTACAAAGCAGTCAGGTAATTCTGTAAGAGGTACTATAATGTGAAGTTGCTTTTTTAGTGTAACAATGCAGCAATTATGTTATAATACTTGGGAGTATTTTTGCTGTTCCACAAAAGCTCTTCAAAACCAAAACCACTCGACTGTATTCTGTACCCAGAAATACCTTTTTTGACTATTTTTGTGACACAATGTGAATACAGagtaggcaaaaaaaaaaaaaatgaagcgaCTTGATGTTTGGTAATGCAGTAGGGTCCTGTGAGGGGTCAAGCCAGGGTAAATGACCAGCATCTAAATCAGTTGTGCTTTTAATTTCTCCTGAATTTGCAGCTAAATTGCTTGACTTTAGTGCCAGCATTTCTAAACAATTTCAGGGGTTTATTACAGCGTTTCCAGgttgaggaagaaaaaaaaatccaagtaaAGCATCTGTCTGAGCCATGATAACTGCTTGAATTGCATAGATAGATGTATTTTGTGATAATGGTAGTCCATGTAGATTATAAgacttttttctattttaacaaATCAGAATAGAATCATTGCAATGATAGATTTTCCATCTGCATTGCCAAAAACCGCACATTCCTGGAGGAACTACAGTTTTAGGTTCCTGAGGATCTCCTTACTCATGTttccctctcagcattcacatGCAAGGTTGCCAAGAGTTTacaatgtgtgttttatacaAGTGAAACATGCCTTTTACtacatttaaattcatgttAAGAGTTGAATGTTtacaaataagtaaataaatggaACTATTGCTACAAAAGGTGCTTGTGTTCGTGGTAAATTATAGCAATCTGCAAACTATAATCTTATTTGTGCACAAAGTCTCTAAAAGTAAACTGGATTGAAGTTCAATGACTGCGCTGTAAATAAACTAACTAAAAGATTAAACACACAGTGctttgcgaaagtattgcccccccaaaaaccttttgacattttgccacatttcaggcttcaaacttcaaGATAACACAATCgcgaagtggaaccaaatttgttcaacattttatattgtgttataGAGGCCACTATGCAGAATATTCCATATTTGTTGCAAACAttttattggtttatttttacataattttacagGGGATGGAgatttcaaatacatttacaaaatcaTTCTTCCCTGCGTCATTAAAGCAGTTATCTACcggaaaaaaatacatttttaaactcaCTGAGTATAAAGTGCGGCAGTGAAGACATAACAGTCCAAGTTAAGCAGTATCAGAGTGGTATGTGTGCTTCTCTTACATCAGCACAGGACAACAGGCTTGTCTTTAGTCTTGTGGCCTGGAGAAGGCAGCTTCAGCAACAAGAAACGTAAATGAAGTGGAGCATTGTCCTGCTGACTATACATATGCAATGCTACTTTATTTCAGACAGGGTGAAGAATTGCAAACAGAATATCATCAAAAggtagaaagaaaaatatatggCAAAAGTAaattgttattatatttttgtacatgaatgaatgagtggatTTTACTATGTGCAGACAGACATGGGTGAAATTTCCAAAGAGATCAGAATTTAAGTTATGATTACAGTAAGCAACAccgaattacaaaaaaacaagtacATAAATGCAATCACTTACAGGCAAAAATTATGACAAGACACTTCATCTATGAAGTGATTTGGAAGTGGGTCCCTTTCTGTATCCACTCTAAAACCTCTATTTCCTGTGAAGTTTCAACATCTGCAATGCCCTCAAATACTTTAAATTAGGTTTAATGTCCCTTTCCAAAAAGGACTATCCTCTGAAAACTGGCTATAAAAATGTGGCGTACAAGATCAGGTGAGATACCTAAACAGGTTCATCTGGATAATCAGAACAAGGTTCACGTTCTCAacacatgtatatttaataaaacCCTTATTCACACAAAGAGACAAGAcataaaagacattaaaaaggcCTTTCATTCAGTTACGTTCACTTTTGGCTGAGGTAGAAGATAACTCCATCAAATACTGAGTAACAGATGTACTTTGATTTTCAGAATGACATCTGTTATCATTGATCTGCATATTTAACAGCTTTCAACCCTATGGTGACTACAGATGAGAGGCATCGGCTAGAGATTTCAGAAATGGAAATAATGCACAGTGATAATACGTCGGTTCACAGAAGGGAAGGCTGCACAAACTAAAAAGGAAGAAATTGACCGAATTTCTGAAAATTCTACAGCTCAGGACACAGGAGATTGAAATAAACAGTACCTAAAATAAACATTCTTTACTTcgttctcacaccaactactggAAACATTTCAGGAGCTTCAAGTTGAACAGTGTAGCAGCATTCATCA
The Antennarius striatus isolate MH-2024 chromosome 17, ASM4005453v1, whole genome shotgun sequence genome window above contains:
- the rdh12 gene encoding retinol dehydrogenase 12; its protein translation is MILLILVVSIAAATLLAILFAPQIRKYAAGGVCHSAVVLDGKTVLITGANTGIGKETALDLAMRGARVIMACRDVDKGEQAAASIRNACPKARVEVRELDLADTCSIRAFAQKFLKEVNHLHILINNAGVMMCPYTKTVDGFEMHIGVNHLGHFLLTSLLIGQLKRSTPARIVVVSSLAHNFGWIRFHDIHSQGSYNSGLAYCQSKLANVLFARELARRLQGTGVTVNSVHPGTVNSDLTRHSTLMTIFFTIFSMFLKTPREGAQTSIYCAVAEELHSISGKHFSDCAPAFVAPQGRSEETARRLWDASCELLGIEWD